One region of Stegostoma tigrinum isolate sSteTig4 chromosome 19, sSteTig4.hap1, whole genome shotgun sequence genomic DNA includes:
- the LOC125461444 gene encoding neuropeptides B/W receptor type 2, translated as MENISDVGARNRSCYGSAEMCEFYDGTDTNFTVPEQYPDFYIVLPVIYSVICAAGLTGNTAVIYVILKAPNMKTVTNMFILNLAIADDLFTLVLPINIADHLLYYWPFGEIMCKLILSIDHYNIFSSIYFLTVMSVDRYLVVLATVRSKKLPQRTYRAAKIISLCVWLLVTLIVLPFTIFAEVYTDPMNRKSCVLVFPRPERAWLKASRIYTLILGFAIPVSTICLLYTMMLYKLRNMHLNSNAKALDKAKKKVTLMVFIVLAVCLFCWTPFHLTTIVSLTTDVQETPLVIGIAYFITSLSYANSCLNPFLYAFLDDSFQKSFKKLLECRAA; from the coding sequence ATGGAGAACATTTCAGACGTTGGGGCTCGGAATAGATCCTGTTACGGTTCGGCGGAGATGTGTGAGTTTTACGATGGGACAGACACTAACTTCACAGTCCCTGAACAGTACCCAGATTTCTACATAGTGCTTCCAGTGATCTATTCTGTGATCTGTGCTGCCGGGCTCACAGGCAACACGGCGGTGATTTATGTCATTCTCAAAGCTCCTAATATGAAGACAGTGACTAacatgttcattttaaatctggcGATTGCAGATGATTTGTTCACCCTGGTGCTGCCCATCAATATAGCGGATCATCTCCTATACTACTGGCCCTTCGGAGAAATCATGTGCAAGCTCATCCTTTCCATTGACCACTACAatattttctccagcatttatttcctgacGGTTATGAGTGTAGACCGCTACCTTGTGGTCCTGGCCACCGTGCGCTCCAAGAAGCTGCCGCAGCGCACTTACAGGGCGGCCAAGATCATCAGTCTCTGCGTCTGGCTTCTGGTCACCCTCATCGTCTTGCCGTTCACCATCTTCGCCGAAGTCTACACCGATCCCATGAACAGGAAGAGCTGCGTGCTGGTGTTCCCCAGACCAGAGCGGGCCTGGTTGAAAGCCAGCCGCATCTACACTCTGATCCTGGGCTTTGCCATCCCGGTTTCCACCATCTGTCTGCTCTACACCATGATGCTCTACAAGCTGAGGAACATGCACCTGAACTCGAACGCCAAAGCCCTGGACAAAGCCAAGAAGAAGGTGACACTGATGGTCTTCATCGTGCTGGCCGTGTGCCTGTTCTGTTGGACTCCCTTTCACCTGACCACCATTGTCTCTCTGACCACCGATGTTCAAGAGACGCCTCTTGTGATCGGTATCGCCTACTTTATCACCAGCTTAAGCTACGCCAATTCCTGCTTAAACCCCTTTCTGTACGCCTTTCTGGACGACAGTTTCCAGAAGAGTTTTAAGAAATTATTGGAGTGCAGAGCAGCGTAG